One window of the Opisthocomus hoazin isolate bOpiHoa1 chromosome 12, bOpiHoa1.hap1, whole genome shotgun sequence genome contains the following:
- the B3GNT9 gene encoding UDP-GlcNAc:betaGal beta-1,3-N-acetylglucosaminyltransferase 9 isoform X2 has protein sequence MSAANQIQMCLLGSPLAGPHRGDAGTALSNGTWPLAPGSSATACNSPRNTAETMRVRLKGDAICTLFLLAVLCSLLYSQLEHLIPVGNKEPAQKKPSVTLKTLSDPRAPWRPMPAEATVPRPHVTPTAGRTQVANNKAQTTTPPPLTDSAFNFKRYLLNKDNRNFNLLINQPKKCRKTPGGPFLLIAIKSVVEDFDRREIVRKTWGREGLVNGEQIQRVFLLGTPKNRTVLATWETLIHQESQTYRDILLWDFMDTFFNLTLKEIHFLNWAAEFCHNVKFIFKGDADVFVNVENIVDFLERHDPTEDLFVGDIIYNARPIRVRKSKYYIPETMYGLSIYPAYAGGGGFLLSSRTMRKLSRACRDVELFPIDDVFLGMCLQRINLKPILHEGFKTFGIVKPSAAPHLQTFDPCFYKDLMVVHSLKVAEIWLMWNLLHSPRLSCTQKKQVKKPFQWKKKAQITQASPL, from the exons ATGTCGGCCGCTAACCAGATCCAGATGTGCCTGCTTGGCAGCCCGCTGGCGGGACCGCACCGAGGGGACGCAGGAACGGCGCTATCAAACGGGAC ATGGCCACTGGCGCCAGGCAGCTCGGCCACAGCTTGTAACAGCCCCAGAAACACCGCGGAGACAATGAGAGTTCGTCTCAAAGGGGATGCGATCTGCACCCTCttcctgctggcagtgctctgctctctgctctaCTCCCAGCTGGAGCATTTAATCCCGGTAGGGAACAAGGAGCCGGCACAGAAGAAGCCTTCAGTAACACTGAAAACGCTCTCTGACCCCAGAGCACCTTGGAGACCGATGCCAGCAGAGGCAACAGTACCCAGACCCCACGTAACTCCTACCGCTGGACGAACACAAGTGGCCAACAACAAGGCCCAAACTACAACTCCACCCCCGTTGACTGATTCTGCCTTCAACTTCAAGCGCTATCTCCTAAACAAGGACAATAGGAACTTCAATCTCCTCATTAATCAGCCTAAGAAATGCAGGAAAACACCCGGAGGTCCCTTTCTGCTCATTGCTATCAAATCGGTAGTGGAAGACTTCGACAGGCGTGAGATTGTCCGGAAAACTTGGGGCAGGGAGGGTCTGGTGAACGGGGAGCAGATCCAGAGAGTGTTCCTCCTGGGAACACCAAAGAACAGGACAGTGCTGGCGACATGGGAGACCCTGATCCACCAGGAGAGTCAGACATACCGGGACATCTTACTCTGGGACTTCATGGACACTTTCTTCAACCTGACGCTGAAGGAGATTCACTTCCTGAACTGGGCGGCTGAATTCTGCCACaatgtgaaatttatttttaaaggtgacGCGGATGTTTTTGTCAATGTTGAGAATATTGTTGACTTCCTCGAGAGACATGACCCCACTGAGGACCTCTTTGTTGGGGACATCATCTACAACGCGCGCCCTATCCGTGTCCGAAAGAGCAAATACTATATCCCGGAGACCATGTATGGGCTGAGCATCTATCCAGCCTACGCAGGAGGTGGAGGGTTTTTGCTGTCCAGCCGCACCATGAGGAAGCTCTCAAGGGCTTGCAGAGACGTGGAACTCTTCCCCATTGATGATGTCTTTCTGGGCATGTGCTTACAGAGAATCAACCTCAAGCCCATTTTGCATGAAGGATTCAAGACCTTTGGCATCGTCAAGCCTTCTGCTGCCCCACACCTACAGACATTTGACCCCTGTTTTTACAAAGATCTCATGGTAGTTCACAGTCTGAAAGTTGCCGAGATCTGGCTAATGTGGAACCTGCTCCACAGCCCACGTCTTTCCTGTACTCAGAAGAAGCAAGTGAAGAAGCCTTTCCAATGGAAAAAGAAGGCGCAGATAACACAGGCATCACCCCTCTGA
- the B3GNT9 gene encoding UDP-GlcNAc:betaGal beta-1,3-N-acetylglucosaminyltransferase 9 isoform X1 — protein sequence MRVRLKGDAICTLFLLAVLCSLLYSQLEHLIPVGNKEPAQKKPSVTLKTLSDPRAPWRPMPAEATVPRPHVTPTAGRTQVANNKAQTTTPPPLTDSAFNFKRYLLNKDNRNFNLLINQPKKCRKTPGGPFLLIAIKSVVEDFDRREIVRKTWGREGLVNGEQIQRVFLLGTPKNRTVLATWETLIHQESQTYRDILLWDFMDTFFNLTLKEIHFLNWAAEFCHNVKFIFKGDADVFVNVENIVDFLERHDPTEDLFVGDIIYNARPIRVRKSKYYIPETMYGLSIYPAYAGGGGFLLSSRTMRKLSRACRDVELFPIDDVFLGMCLQRINLKPILHEGFKTFGIVKPSAAPHLQTFDPCFYKDLMVVHSLKVAEIWLMWNLLHSPRLSCTQKKQVKKPFQWKKKAQITQASPL from the coding sequence ATGAGAGTTCGTCTCAAAGGGGATGCGATCTGCACCCTCttcctgctggcagtgctctgctctctgctctaCTCCCAGCTGGAGCATTTAATCCCGGTAGGGAACAAGGAGCCGGCACAGAAGAAGCCTTCAGTAACACTGAAAACGCTCTCTGACCCCAGAGCACCTTGGAGACCGATGCCAGCAGAGGCAACAGTACCCAGACCCCACGTAACTCCTACCGCTGGACGAACACAAGTGGCCAACAACAAGGCCCAAACTACAACTCCACCCCCGTTGACTGATTCTGCCTTCAACTTCAAGCGCTATCTCCTAAACAAGGACAATAGGAACTTCAATCTCCTCATTAATCAGCCTAAGAAATGCAGGAAAACACCCGGAGGTCCCTTTCTGCTCATTGCTATCAAATCGGTAGTGGAAGACTTCGACAGGCGTGAGATTGTCCGGAAAACTTGGGGCAGGGAGGGTCTGGTGAACGGGGAGCAGATCCAGAGAGTGTTCCTCCTGGGAACACCAAAGAACAGGACAGTGCTGGCGACATGGGAGACCCTGATCCACCAGGAGAGTCAGACATACCGGGACATCTTACTCTGGGACTTCATGGACACTTTCTTCAACCTGACGCTGAAGGAGATTCACTTCCTGAACTGGGCGGCTGAATTCTGCCACaatgtgaaatttatttttaaaggtgacGCGGATGTTTTTGTCAATGTTGAGAATATTGTTGACTTCCTCGAGAGACATGACCCCACTGAGGACCTCTTTGTTGGGGACATCATCTACAACGCGCGCCCTATCCGTGTCCGAAAGAGCAAATACTATATCCCGGAGACCATGTATGGGCTGAGCATCTATCCAGCCTACGCAGGAGGTGGAGGGTTTTTGCTGTCCAGCCGCACCATGAGGAAGCTCTCAAGGGCTTGCAGAGACGTGGAACTCTTCCCCATTGATGATGTCTTTCTGGGCATGTGCTTACAGAGAATCAACCTCAAGCCCATTTTGCATGAAGGATTCAAGACCTTTGGCATCGTCAAGCCTTCTGCTGCCCCACACCTACAGACATTTGACCCCTGTTTTTACAAAGATCTCATGGTAGTTCACAGTCTGAAAGTTGCCGAGATCTGGCTAATGTGGAACCTGCTCCACAGCCCACGTCTTTCCTGTACTCAGAAGAAGCAAGTGAAGAAGCCTTTCCAATGGAAAAAGAAGGCGCAGATAACACAGGCATCACCCCTCTGA